The Chlorogloeopsis sp. ULAP01 genome window below encodes:
- the cofG gene encoding 7,8-didemethyl-8-hydroxy-5-deazariboflavin synthase subunit CofG, whose product MLNTHSPLVTYSPAYTIVPTYECFNRCTYCNFRSESGQSPWITIAAAESILQSLQHQKICEILILSGEVHPHSSQRQAWCERIYKLCELALSFGFLPHTNAGPLSFAEMQKLKNVNVSMGLMLEQLTPELLKSVHKFAPSKKPEVRLQQLEWAGELQIPFTTGLLLGIGETEADWWETLVAIANLHHRYHHIQEVILQPHSPGNQQTFDAPPFDPHQLPEVIFQARQILPSDITIQIPPNLVKDECWLIACVEAGARDLGGIGPKDEVNPDYPHLQKQELREILQPAGWELVPRLPVYPQFDSWLSEELQTAVKQWRKPHPQPLSLPRRGE is encoded by the coding sequence ATGCTAAATACTCATTCCCCCTTAGTTACTTATAGTCCTGCTTACACAATCGTTCCTACTTACGAATGTTTTAACCGATGTACCTATTGTAACTTTCGCAGCGAATCGGGTCAAAGTCCTTGGATAACAATAGCAGCAGCAGAAAGTATTCTTCAATCACTTCAGCACCAAAAAATCTGTGAAATTTTAATACTCAGTGGTGAAGTACATCCCCATTCATCGCAGCGTCAAGCGTGGTGTGAGCGGATTTATAAATTGTGCGAATTAGCACTATCATTTGGTTTTTTGCCACATACAAATGCGGGGCCATTGAGTTTTGCGGAAATGCAAAAGCTCAAGAATGTAAACGTTTCTATGGGGTTAATGTTAGAACAGTTAACCCCAGAACTACTTAAAAGCGTGCATAAATTCGCACCAAGTAAAAAGCCAGAAGTCAGACTGCAACAATTAGAATGGGCGGGAGAATTACAGATTCCGTTTACAACAGGTTTGTTATTGGGAATTGGAGAAACTGAAGCTGATTGGTGGGAGACATTAGTAGCGATCGCCAATCTCCACCACCGTTACCATCACATCCAAGAAGTCATCCTCCAACCTCATAGCCCCGGAAATCAGCAAACTTTTGACGCACCACCCTTTGATCCCCATCAACTACCAGAAGTAATTTTTCAGGCACGTCAAATTTTACCCTCAGATATTACTATCCAAATACCGCCAAACTTAGTCAAAGATGAGTGCTGGTTAATCGCTTGTGTAGAAGCAGGCGCAAGAGACTTAGGCGGAATCGGGCCAAAAGATGAAGTGAATCCCGATTATCCTCATCTTCAAAAGCAGGAATTGAGAGAAATTTTACAGCCTGCGGGGTGGGAGTTAGTGCCAAGGCTGCCAGTATATCCGCAGTTTGATAGCTGGTTGTCGGAGGAGTTACAAACAGCAGTGAAGCAGTGGCGGAAACCTCACCCCCAGCCCCTCTCCTTACCAAGGAGAGGGGAGTAG
- a CDS encoding M48 family metallopeptidase — MPTYTGISSEAFRHPLDRQAEQALRSFPGFDLIARKFVEFVYERPQLVYLMGNTIQVGPRQYSTIYQMFRECVRDLDIYPEPTLFVSQNPLANSYALGQEHPYIVINTGVLDLLDEAEIRAVLAHELGHIKCGHTILIQMAMWAMNTASALGELTFGIGNFVSSALIYAFFEWRRKAELTADRAAMLVIDDLNTVMSSMMKISGGSIKYANECSLQEFIQQSENYQALDEDGLNQIYKFLIYNGAQGMMLTHPFAVERVHYLKEWAGSEEYQQIKKGNYQRSPASGAVDVTAQTNQNQEVENLRKKIEELQREINRIQRSE; from the coding sequence ATGCCAACTTATACAGGAATTTCCAGCGAAGCTTTTAGGCATCCTTTAGATCGGCAAGCCGAACAAGCCCTACGCAGTTTCCCAGGTTTTGATTTAATTGCCCGTAAATTTGTGGAATTTGTTTACGAACGCCCCCAGTTAGTTTATCTCATGGGCAACACTATCCAAGTCGGGCCTCGTCAATATTCCACTATTTACCAGATGTTTCGGGAATGCGTGCGGGATTTGGATATTTACCCAGAACCAACACTGTTTGTATCGCAAAATCCCCTTGCAAATAGTTATGCATTGGGGCAAGAGCATCCTTATATAGTCATAAATACAGGGGTCTTAGACTTACTTGACGAAGCCGAAATTAGGGCGGTGTTAGCCCATGAACTGGGGCATATTAAATGTGGTCATACTATTTTAATTCAAATGGCCATGTGGGCGATGAACACTGCTTCTGCCTTGGGTGAATTAACCTTTGGGATCGGTAATTTTGTCAGTAGTGCTTTGATTTATGCTTTTTTTGAATGGCGACGCAAAGCAGAACTAACAGCAGATCGGGCTGCTATGTTAGTGATTGATGACTTAAATACTGTCATGTCATCGATGATGAAAATTTCAGGTGGCAGTATAAAATATGCCAACGAATGCAGCTTACAAGAGTTTATTCAACAATCAGAAAATTATCAGGCTTTAGATGAAGATGGACTCAATCAAATATATAAATTTTTAATCTACAACGGCGCTCAAGGAATGATGCTCACTCATCCCTTTGCTGTGGAACGAGTACATTATCTCAAGGAATGGGCAGGATCAGAAGAATATCAACAAATCAAGAAAGGAAATTATCAGCGATCGCCTGCATCCGGAGCAGTAGATGTGACAGCACAAACTAACCAAAATCAAGAAGTAGAAAATTTGCGGAAAAAAATTGAAGAACTGCAAAGAGAAATTAATAGAATTCAAAGGTCGGAATAA
- a CDS encoding ATP-dependent DNA helicase, with protein MIEAEVHLSLHNFLRSQAGFPSWPHHLTMARLVARALRLERSALIQVGAVCGYQGRYRTSFVASALMWPGPVIIVAPEDVQQRLTKVEIPRLQQWLQVSKAIRTGDAWPGGEFQGLLLLSPQAWLKAQLAEKEEFPSGIPTIIDGVDDLEDWVREQLTVTLESSDWDQLMLACPNQAEAIRSARVQLTHELFQHPANPYECYLISQQEVEIISHLYSILELADLPDAWQKFWQQFQKVNAKLASSSSLLWATIARRQGLFSLHCVPIEIAKILSPIWQRQPVVLIGNTLEPETEAPIFRQRFGLGELTCLKFSDSQTEAIQLYVPYQLPLPNTPEFQAAFIHKVRTLVCLSATSPGLTVVLVGDVPLKAQVGTILASEFGSRVQVEKTCLDENGILVTGWEFWREHQAYLPAPQLIVIATLPLPSLENPLVAGRVAYYKRSHQDWFRLYLLPTALNELQRAIAPARENQGIVALLDSRVVNRSYGAQVLAALSPLARINYLDPSLFSQSS; from the coding sequence GTGATTGAGGCAGAAGTTCATTTATCATTACATAACTTCCTGCGATCGCAGGCGGGTTTCCCTTCGTGGCCCCATCATTTGACGATGGCACGGTTGGTAGCACGCGCCTTGCGCTTGGAACGTAGCGCCCTAATTCAGGTTGGCGCAGTGTGTGGCTATCAAGGACGTTATCGTACAAGCTTCGTAGCTTCGGCATTGATGTGGCCTGGCCCTGTGATTATAGTTGCCCCAGAAGATGTGCAGCAACGCCTTACAAAAGTGGAAATTCCCCGCCTTCAACAGTGGCTACAAGTCAGTAAGGCAATTAGAACAGGTGACGCTTGGCCTGGTGGTGAGTTCCAAGGACTGTTGTTGCTTTCTCCTCAAGCTTGGTTAAAAGCACAACTGGCAGAAAAAGAAGAATTTCCTAGTGGCATTCCTACAATTATTGATGGCGTAGACGATTTAGAAGATTGGGTGCGCGAGCAACTCACCGTGACTTTGGAAAGCAGTGATTGGGATCAACTCATGCTGGCTTGTCCTAATCAAGCTGAGGCAATTCGTTCTGCGCGAGTACAATTGACACATGAACTATTCCAACATCCTGCTAATCCCTACGAGTGTTATCTAATTTCTCAACAAGAAGTAGAAATCATCAGCCACCTTTATTCAATTTTGGAGCTAGCAGATTTACCGGATGCTTGGCAAAAGTTTTGGCAGCAATTTCAAAAAGTAAATGCAAAGCTTGCTTCTTCCTCTTCCTTATTGTGGGCGACAATTGCTCGCCGACAAGGTTTATTTTCTTTGCATTGTGTTCCTATTGAAATCGCGAAAATACTTTCACCGATTTGGCAACGACAACCGGTAGTGTTAATTGGTAATACTTTAGAACCGGAGACAGAAGCTCCAATTTTCCGTCAGCGCTTTGGATTGGGTGAGTTGACTTGTCTGAAATTCTCAGATAGCCAAACAGAAGCAATTCAACTGTATGTACCATACCAATTGCCTTTGCCTAATACTCCGGAATTTCAAGCTGCTTTTATTCACAAAGTTCGTACCCTGGTTTGTCTAAGTGCCACATCGCCAGGCTTGACGGTTGTGTTGGTGGGAGATGTGCCACTCAAGGCTCAGGTAGGGACAATTTTGGCTTCGGAGTTTGGTTCGCGGGTGCAAGTGGAAAAAACTTGTTTGGATGAAAATGGCATTTTAGTAACTGGTTGGGAATTTTGGCGAGAGCATCAAGCATATTTGCCTGCACCTCAGCTAATCGTCATTGCTACCTTACCCTTGCCATCGCTGGAAAATCCTCTTGTGGCTGGTAGAGTAGCTTACTATAAGCGATCGCATCAGGACTGGTTTCGTTTATATTTGCTGCCAACTGCCCTGAACGAATTGCAGCGAGCGATCGCTCCAGCGAGAGAAAATCAAGGAATCGTGGCTTTACTTGATAGCCGTGTAGTTAACCGTAGTTATGGCGCTCAAGTTTTAGCTGCCCTTAGCCCTTTAGCACGCATTAACTATCTTGATCCCAGCTTATTTTCCCAATCTAGCTAG
- a CDS encoding DUF2839 domain-containing protein produces the protein MGEAKRRKATLGEKYGKDQDPRIMPWVPITKSQAELFMKWTTRGAWIGIGGLVVAWVTIRFIGPAFGWWQVV, from the coding sequence ATGGGTGAAGCAAAGCGTCGTAAAGCCACACTGGGAGAAAAGTACGGCAAGGATCAAGATCCTCGGATTATGCCTTGGGTTCCAATTACTAAATCCCAAGCAGAACTGTTTATGAAATGGACAACTCGCGGTGCCTGGATTGGTATTGGTGGTTTAGTTGTAGCTTGGGTGACAATTCGTTTTATCGGCCCAGCTTTTGGTTGGTGGCAAGTAGTCTGA
- a CDS encoding DUF1815 family protein has product MFLRLAQQHRQFVQDLVMNLQALAIVLERRGYPASCYTCGDQMNSASFMVSLGENHLIRFLVSDYGITWTEMRDDRELMKLEGAEAVNQLQELANIVKYPTQPPLANKTLAKRC; this is encoded by the coding sequence GTGTTTCTAAGATTAGCGCAACAGCATCGACAATTCGTCCAAGACTTGGTAATGAACCTGCAAGCCTTGGCTATTGTACTTGAGCGGCGTGGTTATCCTGCGTCTTGCTATACCTGTGGCGACCAAATGAATAGTGCTTCGTTTATGGTGAGCTTGGGAGAAAATCACCTGATTAGGTTTTTGGTTTCTGATTACGGAATTACCTGGACAGAAATGCGAGATGATCGCGAATTGATGAAGTTAGAGGGTGCAGAAGCAGTAAATCAGCTACAAGAACTAGCAAATATTGTCAAGTACCCAACTCAACCTCCGCTCGCTAACAAAACCCTCGCCAAGCGCTGCTAA
- a CDS encoding CHAT domain-containing protein translates to MYPRKFYCHIVTATILIFLGLEVIVSTSTSVAKNTSIQNKNAVNAKASTPVQNVVRLHQEAIALSRQSKFQQAQQKLQTALSISREIGDLALEAATFNNIGRVYQQQGQNSQAFKSYLQALVLNKELSLNEKTPGQTHIALGKTYSNLGYLLSTQNQPELAIFFYKHCVNNREKVRLNPAAFSGRKLDAYTLTVAQTYRALGEGLLKSDRIEEGQRIMDLIKVEELEEYLNNVQGNQRTAKGIELAAAEKPIKQNLDKTLDSAIVMGKELTKLREIPLEQRSPEQKQQIQKLVENQQQILEEFNNFINSPDVKAQVEQINRTARRQNLDLESLNQVRDNLSQLPEKSVLVYPLVLKDSLELVLVTPDSPPIRRSVAVGQDKLNQTILAFRKGLENPSLDVKKPARQLYDWLIKPIENDFKNANVKTIVYAPDGQLRYIPLAALHDGKQWLIQRFSINHITAASLTNFNSPPPSAIRVLAAAFTKGSYQVKVANRQLTFSGLPFAAREVENLAATVPNTKKILDDAFSLDMTVPQMDDYTIVHLATHAAFIAGKPEDSFILFGNGDRATFRDVATWSLPRVDLVVLSACETGLGGKLGNGEEILGFGYQIQKTGAKSAIASLWTVDDGGTQALMSAFYTLLPSRKLTKVEALRQAQIALITGKLSANTQQSRNNNLAAAIEANLSHPYYWAPFILIGNGL, encoded by the coding sequence ATGTACCCTCGAAAATTTTATTGCCATATTGTTACTGCCACCATACTGATTTTTTTAGGATTGGAGGTGATAGTTTCAACGTCTACTTCTGTCGCTAAAAATACAAGTATTCAAAACAAAAATGCGGTAAATGCTAAAGCTTCAACACCTGTTCAAAATGTTGTGCGACTGCATCAAGAGGCGATCGCCCTATCTCGGCAAAGTAAATTTCAACAGGCACAACAGAAATTACAAACTGCTTTGTCTATCAGCAGAGAAATTGGCGATCTAGCTTTAGAAGCTGCAACATTTAACAATATTGGCAGAGTCTATCAACAACAAGGTCAGAATTCGCAAGCATTCAAATCCTATCTGCAAGCGTTAGTTCTAAACAAAGAACTTAGTCTCAACGAAAAAACTCCTGGGCAGACTCACATTGCTCTTGGCAAAACTTATAGTAATTTAGGATACTTACTCTCAACCCAGAACCAGCCAGAATTAGCAATTTTCTTTTACAAGCACTGCGTCAACAACCGTGAAAAAGTTCGCCTCAATCCAGCAGCTTTTTCTGGACGAAAATTAGATGCTTATACTTTAACCGTTGCTCAGACGTACCGCGCTTTGGGTGAAGGGTTGCTCAAAAGCGATCGCATCGAGGAAGGGCAACGGATCATGGATTTAATCAAAGTCGAAGAACTAGAGGAATATCTTAATAATGTCCAAGGCAATCAACGTACTGCCAAAGGCATTGAGTTAGCAGCAGCAGAAAAGCCTATTAAACAAAACTTAGATAAAACTCTAGATAGCGCTATCGTAATGGGCAAAGAACTGACAAAGCTACGGGAAATTCCTCTAGAGCAGCGATCGCCCGAACAAAAACAGCAAATTCAAAAATTGGTAGAAAATCAGCAGCAAATCTTAGAGGAATTTAACAACTTCATCAATAGTCCAGATGTGAAAGCCCAAGTAGAACAAATTAACCGCACGGCAAGACGGCAAAATTTGGACTTAGAGAGCCTCAACCAAGTTCGGGATAATTTATCGCAATTGCCGGAAAAATCTGTACTTGTTTATCCTCTGGTTTTAAAAGACAGCTTAGAACTAGTACTAGTAACTCCTGACTCACCACCAATCCGCCGTAGCGTTGCTGTTGGGCAAGACAAGCTTAATCAAACTATACTAGCCTTTCGTAAAGGTTTAGAAAATCCCAGCTTAGATGTCAAAAAACCTGCACGTCAGTTATATGACTGGCTAATCAAACCTATTGAAAACGACTTCAAAAACGCAAATGTCAAAACAATTGTTTATGCACCAGATGGACAGTTGCGCTATATTCCTTTAGCCGCCTTACATGATGGCAAGCAATGGCTGATCCAGCGCTTTAGTATCAATCACATTACCGCAGCTAGTTTAACTAACTTTAACAGCCCACCGCCATCAGCAATACGCGTTTTAGCAGCAGCATTCACCAAAGGCAGTTATCAAGTGAAAGTGGCTAACCGACAACTTACCTTTTCCGGATTACCTTTTGCTGCCAGAGAAGTAGAAAATTTAGCAGCGACGGTACCCAATACCAAGAAAATTTTAGATGATGCCTTTAGCCTTGATATGACAGTACCTCAGATGGATGATTACACAATTGTTCATCTAGCAACTCATGCAGCCTTTATTGCTGGTAAGCCAGAAGACTCCTTTATTTTATTTGGGAATGGCGATCGCGCCACCTTCAGAGATGTCGCAACTTGGTCTTTACCCCGCGTAGATTTGGTAGTATTAAGTGCTTGCGAAACTGGCTTAGGAGGTAAGTTGGGTAACGGAGAAGAAATTTTGGGCTTTGGCTACCAGATTCAAAAAACTGGTGCGAAGTCGGCAATTGCTTCCTTGTGGACTGTAGATGATGGTGGTACCCAAGCTTTGATGAGTGCATTTTATACACTCTTACCTTCAAGAAAATTAACAAAAGTCGAAGCTTTACGACAAGCACAAATTGCTTTGATCACTGGAAAGCTATCTGCTAATACTCAACAAAGTAGAAATAACAACTTAGCAGCAGCAATAGAGGCTAATCTTAGCCATCCCTACTACTGGGCGCCCTTTATTTTAATTGGAAATGGATTGTGA
- a CDS encoding thioesterase family protein, producing MSEEKQNNNQLPTSAIANPSSRTPEYWFEYPVRVQPHHTDYLGVVWHGTYIAWMEEARVECLRSIGIEYADLVALGCDLPVVELSLRYHRSIQLGMVAVVRTRMAEVTGVRINWDYVIESPNRQELYVTGTVALVALDRERGKIMRQLPASVKDALAKISTSFK from the coding sequence ATGTCTGAAGAAAAACAAAACAATAACCAATTACCCACAAGTGCTATTGCTAATCCATCCAGTCGCACACCTGAGTACTGGTTTGAATACCCAGTCAGAGTACAACCTCACCATACCGACTATTTAGGCGTAGTTTGGCACGGTACTTACATAGCTTGGATGGAGGAAGCGCGAGTAGAATGCTTGCGTTCGATAGGTATTGAATATGCTGATCTAGTGGCTTTGGGTTGCGATCTACCAGTTGTGGAACTCTCGCTACGCTATCACCGCTCAATTCAATTGGGTATGGTGGCGGTGGTAAGAACGCGTATGGCAGAAGTGACAGGTGTCCGCATCAATTGGGATTATGTGATTGAGTCGCCCAATCGCCAGGAATTGTATGTTACTGGTACGGTGGCGTTAGTGGCATTAGATCGTGAAAGAGGCAAAATTATGCGTCAGTTACCTGCAAGTGTTAAGGATGCATTAGCAAAGATTTCGACATCGTTCAAATAA